The Nitrospira sp. CR1.1 sequence GCGAGCTATGTCCATAAGAAAGCCTTCTTCACCATCCCCTCTCCGGAATCGAACAGCTCGACCCTGCACGGTTGATCTCCTCCGTCTACTGCGGTAAACATTGCCCCCGTATTTCGTGAGGATCTTCATGCACCGCAACATAGTCTCCATCGCTTTTTTATTTGCATTGCTGCTCAATGCTCTGCAGGCATTCCTCGAACCAACCTCGGCTTCCGCCGAACAGATCCGCGCCGCCATTCCCGCCCCTCAACCAGAGGCCTGGTGGATGGAACGGCATGAACAAGCCGTGGCTCGCATGCGGCAGGGCCATGTCGATCTGGTGTTCATCGGTGATTCCATCACGCAGGGGTGGGAGAAGGATGGGCGCCCGGTGTGGAACGTCTTCTATCGACATCGCCATGCCGCCAATCTTGGCTACAACGGCGACCAGACAGACAATGTGCTGTGGCGGCTCCAGAATGGAGAACTGGACGGCATCACTCCCAAGCTGGTGGTCGTGATGATCGGAACGAATAACGCGACCGGGCGCGAAGATCCCCCGGAAGAGACCGCTGCCGGGATCCAAGCTATTCTCAGGACATTGCGCACCCGTTTACCGGAAACAAAAATCCTGCTGCTGGCCCTGTTTCCACGAGGCCTCTCGCCCGATGACCGTCTTCGTCGTGTGAACAATGCCGTCAACGAGCGACTCCCGGCTTTGGCCGACCAGCGTCAGGTATTCTTTCTCGACCTGAACGGACACTTTCTCGATGACAGCGGGCGCTTGCCCGGAGAGATTATGCCCGACGCGCTGCACCCCAACGAACGCGGCTACCGCGTATGGGCCGAGGGGATGGAGGATATAGTCAAGCGCCTGATGAATGAATGAGGACGTGCACCGCGGCACTCTGTATAGGCTGGATACTGCAGCGGCTGCGATGTGCCAACGCGAAAGGAGGGGTAATTAGAAGAACTAAGACGGACCCGGCGCGGGAAAGTTCATCGATGTAGCCGAAACCATGACGGTGATTCGATGCCCTCCTCCATGGTGTGAGTCTACGTTTGATCAATGATGATCTCCCATCGAA is a genomic window containing:
- a CDS encoding acetylglucosamine-6-sulfatase, giving the protein MHRNIVSIAFLFALLLNALQAFLEPTSASAEQIRAAIPAPQPEAWWMERHEQAVARMRQGHVDLVFIGDSITQGWEKDGRPVWNVFYRHRHAANLGYNGDQTDNVLWRLQNGELDGITPKLVVVMIGTNNATGREDPPEETAAGIQAILRTLRTRLPETKILLLALFPRGLSPDDRLRRVNNAVNERLPALADQRQVFFLDLNGHFLDDSGRLPGEIMPDALHPNERGYRVWAEGMEDIVKRLMNE